The DNA segment CCTCTTCAGATGCTACACCTAAAGAGTTGCATTGGCTCCTCATCCAATCCCAAGGCTTAGTGGTTATGTATCATACATGTGGCACATTGTCATCTTTATGTCCCAGCTGTCTTACACATGTAGGCCCCATGAATTAACACAGTCTTAGAAAACCCTAAGTATTAGACCTAATCATAATCTGATAATACTGCATCAACCTGGCTCCCTCTGAATGTCTCTGACACTCACAACATGCTGCAGTGTACAGTACACAGCCCGGACACCGATGAACCAATGCAGTGCTACAGTTTTGTTACAAGCCAGTCTCTTTGACGAAATAGTGATAAGAAAACGGTTTTCATTGCTAATCTTTAGGATTTTGTCTCTTCATTCAGAAAGTTCAGTATGTCGAGCCCAACACCAGCTGAAGATGAGGTGCCAGCAATCCAAACAGGTGACACGTCATCAACTGTCCACCCTTTCAGTGAACTCTTTATTAGGTCCACTGTTTAATCATCCAAACTTCAATTGAAATGAGAGCGAAGTCTATATAAACTCTCTTTCTGATGCAGACTTTTCTCTGTTAACCTCTGTTCTTGTTTTCACCTGTTGAGCGACCCCTCTCAATCCATAAAATTACAAATAGAACACTAGAATGGGTTTGACCTTTGTAATGTTTCCTTACCACTATGGCTGCCATTATCAGCACATTCTGGAGATGTAGTTAAATGACATCAGCCTCTCTAGTGTATTATACGTGTCTCAATTCCTCTGCAAGGCCCTAAGGGTGTAATCAATGACTGGAGGAAGTTCAAGTGTGAGGACCAGGACACCCCTCCCAGCAAGAAGGCGCTCCTCAGACAGATATCCAACCCCCAGAGCGACGACATCCACGACAGACTTAACCGCAAGGTCAGTCAGCGTTCAAACACAACCACACGGTCAGACTCTAAGAGACTTGACCACAGAGGGAGGCATATGTCTAGCAAAACTCTTGAGAATCGAGATGTGTTTACGTGACCTATTTTAACCCATAGAAATAAAATGACTAGAAGGGACTTTTTCCATTCAAGTCAATTCTACTTCTATGTTTCAGCCCCCATACATAATACGCATGAGCCTTGACTCAGCTCCTATCGCAACATTTTCTTGACAGATGAGTGTCCAGGAGTACGAGATGATCGCAGAGGAGGATGAGAAGGGCCTGCGCAAGTACCGCAAGCAGTGCATGAAGGAGATGCACGAGCGATTCAGCTTTGGGCCGACGTTCGACAGCGTGGTGGAGCTGGACAATGGCGAGGCCTTCCTGGAGGTCATTGAGAAGGAGCACCGGCTCACCCTGGTAGTTGTCCACATCTACAAGGACGGAGTCAAAGGTTGCGAGGCGCTCAACTCCTGCCTAGACTGCCTGGCCACCGAGTACCCCAGCATCAAGTTCTGCCGCATCGAGGCGGCCGCAACGGGTGCTGGCGAGCGCTTCTCAGACGACGTGCTACCCGCCATGCTGGTTTACAAGGCAGGCGAGCTGCTAGGCAACTTCCTGTCCATGACACAGCACCTCAGCGAGGAGTTCTTCGCCGCCGATATCGAGGCGTTCCTCAATGAATACGGCCTCCTGCCCGAGAAGGAGTTTGTGGCCTGTCCTGATGAGGAGGAGGCAGGTGTTGAGGTGGAGTAAGGGGGTTTTATAGGGAGTCAGTGACAGTCAGTGCACATTTCTGGACCCATTAGCCTACTGTAAATGCAATCTTTTTAAACAGCCTCCAGTCAGCTTCAGTTTTCCATAGGCAGTGTCCATTAACGTGAGCAAAGCTACAGATTTCAAACAGACATTATTAGCTCAATATGTGTGTGTCACTACGAAATGCTTTCCTTTCTTTTCGTTTTAACCATTGTATTGGTATATGATTGATAAGTATGACATTGCAATCTTTGTAAAAGGTTGTGTTGGCGTCACAGTATGTGATACTGCGGTTGGAGTAATGCACCCCATTTTAAGGCTTGGGCTTGTTTATCACCATTGGCCCAATGTCATTGTATTTTCTGCTATATTTTCATGATGTTTGAAATCAAAAGGGATAAAGTGTTAACCCCAAGTCAGTCATTAAAAGCAGTATTTCCCCATGGAAGTGTTGGTTGGTTTCTCTGTCTAATTGTTTTAATACTATTAACTAACAGCATttaacatgaatagaacacataCCAAAAGTGAGTTATTTTGAACGGACTTCTTTATTCTGCTCAATTACGTCATAGATGAATACATAAAATACAGTATTTCCGATATTAAGGCCAAGCCTGAACGATCCTTTGGGAGGATCAAAGCATAGAATATGCCCATCATACCAAGCATAACCATACAAGACCATACCGTAGGCCTAAATCATTGCAAAAAAAACCCGATATTGAATACAGACGCATGTCATTTGTTCGTTGTGCCAGCACTGTGGTTGAGGAGAGGTCCGATACGGTTGGCCTGAGGCAATATGTGAGGACAGAGCGGAAAGTTTGATTGGCACACATCAGAATATCTGTTGATGACTGAATGAACTGAACAACAATTAGCAGGGGGTCCATTTTCCCCATAATATGGAGGGGATTTTGAATATATGGCATTAGACATACACTTTCTGAAAGACATTAAATCATACGCTGTACACATTTCTTTGTGTAACCTTTTACAACTGAAACAAAATAAATCAAAAcgaactgtatttatttattgtttttctCTCTACACAACTCTGCTTTACAATTCatatgaaaataaaatgttgaattatcaataccaaacatacagcttGCATATACTTTTATAATAACCATGTCAACTCAATTTCATGAAAATCTAATTAATCAAGCGATTAAGTCACGGCGCATAACAACAGCTCTcgtggtgtgtgtgtcctgtgcctcctccgtTAGTCGCTCAGGTATATCAGCGAGGTGCCTGTTGCTAGGAGAGCGATTGCGGCTGCCATGGCAACACCTACACAATGACACAACGACAATGGTATCCGGGTGAGTGAAGAGAAAGCTATGCTACATACCTGATGCTGACTCATATTTTGGGTTCGGTGTTAGCTTTGTGGTTATTATGTGAACCTATCAACACTTCCTGTACACGCCTTCACACACGACAGAGCCAGGTGTTTTTCCTGACCATTGTACCTCCTGATTTCTGACGAAATGGCTGTTTGAAGAGAGTATTTAAAAAGGACATACCAGCGTAATATGTTTTGTGGCTTTTGTGGGCTTCAGTGGGATCTTCAGAGGGTGTCTTAGGACGAGCGTCAAGAGTAAATTTAGCCTTCAGGTTCTTCTGAACAACCGCATCCTTTAGGTCAATCGTAGGAGCTTCTAAATATGAGACATTTTCACCATACAATGTCAACCTTACACTCAATTGAAGACAAATAGTAGTATGGAAAGTATAGAAAATGGAGATTCAAAACTCAGTTGAAGAAGCTAAAATAATCCATATGATATAACCGCTTAATCAACATACCAAGAAAATAGCATTTT comes from the Salmo trutta chromosome 21, fSalTru1.1, whole genome shotgun sequence genome and includes:
- the LOC115156786 gene encoding phosducin gives rise to the protein MSSPTPAEDEVPAIQTGPKGVINDWRKFKCEDQDTPPSKKALLRQISNPQSDDIHDRLNRKMSVQEYEMIAEEDEKGLRKYRKQCMKEMHERFSFGPTFDSVVELDNGEAFLEVIEKEHRLTLVVVHIYKDGVKGCEALNSCLDCLATEYPSIKFCRIEAAATGAGERFSDDVLPAMLVYKAGELLGNFLSMTQHLSEEFFAADIEAFLNEYGLLPEKEFVACPDEEEAGVEVE